A part of Clarias gariepinus isolate MV-2021 ecotype Netherlands chromosome 14, CGAR_prim_01v2, whole genome shotgun sequence genomic DNA contains:
- the dlgap5 gene encoding disks large-associated protein 5 isoform X2, translating into MDSRFAHLYKRDSSVSMIRVKMSRRRSQTQKENRAKMQNFRRHLDQLPELELSVDVSTLEKSVLSSQEMGHNAKANRSNSAIEERRKMLERFKENKALQKEKEKREKEKKGTFKVGLYRPQPLGYLPLNPVQPSTKKTTEPIQSTRVTRSMKQHLQPKQVEKQSAPKKAEPPSTRANKSSAPSIARNRTAAVEPIVRAPTTRSAAKSVTAAVTTKPVTKPAADLRPAKTKSANRQTAAPSSGRGKTMQEHTESVVVEEKGIKIANEVVTAVNPSHPEEKKMVEETNVTPVSFAPQGFVFQPPSGLRTFQPTPLSPRSADAFLSPSFSVEPQMMSVSPIALQCDSSSAPTPSSPPPCLEPCPTSPSKSAPSQIPPASPSASLSHPPPSLPPASPSSFAPSEPQHDVPYFRAVMASETERLTGLSEIWQLRFDDSSIPEEMRDRMRTAVGQARLLMKERFAQFSGLVDDCDFGRGEKITTCTDLQGFWDMVYFQVEDVDKKFNALKEAEARGWQEEIKPVTRQKKVVKKPPAAGSKTGAGVGASAAAKSRLAAVKAAMKAKQAAAAKAAEASDREQEDSAPASDTPANTLTTQTVVFHGGFFQVESPVKVVGAVRRSSRMSVAPFSQCSPHGSKFSTPSRQQRPTAVVRPSPLPCILTPSRSAPPPASPPTSPAMVAHTTASPVCTPKRHIDPLPCSPKPLHISPEHHKTAPYASPNGDTDTPLSQHDHNTSLNNIQSDLMVTQVDDQLNQSAEIKPHNSPCQSEKEPPVHHPASPGSSAVPEETTEKSAVGALSQEMTPETVVAEVDMFPSDSQTNATSFTHSPPVCKTPPRAEAVEKCVSVSSSPCVMSTTQQQVQILPATPADKTHTCVNERSPVSADGTVPQNQDSENLAGLDFERYLQPTTRCSLSPVQSMALDELSLGLEDAEMESPQSQAEEPVQDALMTPTAFPRMAPLVVTPWTNEMTTGQLLFTPELKERIRQSVCERDLMMFTPPTDI; encoded by the exons ATGGATTCCCGCTTTGCGCATCTTTACAAGCGAGACAGTAGTGTCTCCATGATCAGAGTGAAAATGTCCAGGCGGCGGTCTCAAACACAAAAAGAGAACAGGGCAAAGATGCAGAATTTCCGCAGACACCTTGACCAACTACCTGAGCTGGAACTATCTGTCGATGTCTCAACTCTTGAAAAGTCAGTCCTTTCCTCCCAAGAGATGGGACACAATGCCAAAGCCAATAGAA GTAACAGTGCCATAGAGGAGAGGAGAAAGATGCTGGaacgttttaaagaaaacaaagcgctgcagaaggagaaagaaaagcgagaaaaagaaaagaaaggcaCATTTAAGGTCGGTCTCTATCGACCACAGCCCCTGGGTTACTTGCCCTTGAATCCTGTTCAACCGAGCACAAAAAAG ACCACAGAACCTATACAGTCCACCAGGGTGACCCGCTCCATGAAACAGCATCTGCAGCCAAAG CAAGTGGAAAAACAGTCTGCACCAAAGAAGG CTGAGCCGCCCAGCACAAGAGCTAACAAGTCATCAGCACCATCGATTGCTAGAAACAGAACTGCTGCAG TTGAACCAATTGTCAGAGCTCCAACCACCCGATCAGCTGCTAAAAGTGTGACTGCAGCAGTAACAACCAAACCTGTGACTAAACCTGCTGCAG ATCTCAGACCTGCCAAAACTAAATCTGCTAATAGGCAAACTGCAGCGCCCTCTTCAGGCAGAGGAAAGACAATGCAGG AACATACTGAATCTGTGGTGGTAGAAGAGAAGGGAATTAAG ATTGCCAATGAGGTGGTCACTGCAGTGAATCCCTCCCATcccgaagaaaaaaaaatggtggagGAAACCAATGTGACTCCAGTTTCGTTTGCTCCCCAAGGATTTGTGTTCCAGCCCCCTTCTGGTCTGAGAACCTTCCAGCCCACACCCCTTTCCCCTCGCTCTGCTGACGCCTTCCTCTCACCCAG CTTTTCAGTGGAACCCCAGATGATGTCTGTGAGCCCAATAGCTCTACAATGTGACTCTTCCTCTGCTCCAACTCCCTCCTCACCTCCACCCTGCTTGGAACCTTGTCCTACCTCTCCTTCCAAGTCTGCTCCTTCTCAGATACCTCCTGCCTCACcttctgcttctctctctcacccaccACCTTCTTTGCCTCCTGCCTCTCCTTCTTCTTTTGCTCCCTCGGAGCCTCAGCATGATGTGCCTTATTTCAG ggCAGTAATGGCTAGTGAGACAGAAAGGTTGACTGGGTTGTCTGAAATTTGGCAATTGCGATTTGATGATTCCTCCATCCCAGAAGAAA TGCGGGACCGCATGCGTACAGCTGTTGGCCAGGCCAGGTTACTGATGAAGGAGCGTTTTGCTCAGTTCAGTGGCCTGGTGGACGACTGCGACTTTGGCAGAGGAGAGAAGATCACCACCTGCACAGACTTGCAGGGGTTCTGGGACATGGTGTATTTTCAG GTGGAAGATGTTGATAAGAAGTTTAATGCATTAAAAGAAGCTGAAGCCCGGGGATGGCAAGAGGAGATCAAACCTGTCACCAGGCAGAAAAAAGTGGTCaag AAGCCACCTGCTGCTGGAAGTAAGACTGGAGCAGGTGTGGGGGCCAGTGCAGCTGCAAAGAGTCGTCTGGCTGCAGTAAAAGCTGCCATGAAGGCCAAGCAGGCAGCAGCCGCTAAAGCTGCTGAGGCTTCAGACAGAGAGCAAGAAGATTCGGCTCCTGCTTCAGATACCCCTGCTAACACGCTGACGACCCAGACGGTCGTTTTTCATGGCGGCTTCTTCCAGGTGGAGAGTCCAGTCAAAGTAGTTG GTGCTGTAAGAAGATCGTCTCGGATGAGTGTGGCTCCATTTAGCCAGTGTTCCCCACATGGGTCTAAATTTAGCACACCAAGTAGGCAGCAGaggcccactgcagtcgttcgtCCATCTCCACTTCCATGCATTCTCACTCCCTCTAGAAGTGCACCTCCTCCTGCATCTCCTCCTACCTCTCCTGCTATGGTAGCTCACACCACTGCTTCTCCTGTCTGTACTCCTAAACGGCACATTGATCCCCTTCCCTGCTCTCCCAAACCCCTTCACATCAGCCCTGAACACCACAAGACTGCCCCCTATGCGTCACCTAATGGAGACACGGACACACCACTCAGCCAGCATGATCATAACACCAGTCTCAACAATATCCAGTCAGACCTCATGGTTACACAAGTAGATGATCAATTGAACCAGTCAGCTGAGATCAAGCCACACAATTCTCCATGCCAGTCAGAGAAAGAACCGCCAGTTCATCATCCTGCGAGTCCAGGCAGCAGTGCAGTGCCTGAAGAAACTACTGAAAAGTCTGCAGTGGGAGCATTATCCCAGGAGATGACTCCAGAGACTGTGGTAGCTGAAGTGGACATGTTCCCATCAGACAGTCAAACTAATGCTACAAGTTTCACCCACTCGCCTCCGGTGTGCAAGACACCTCCCCGAGCGGAGGCTGTGGAGAAGTGTGTCTCAGTCTCTTCCTCCCCCTGTGTGATGTCCACCACACAACAGCAAGTCCAAATCCTCCCTGCAACACCAGCGGACAAAACTCACACATGTGTCAATGAAAG ATCTCCTGTCAGTGCAGATGGTACAGTGCCTCAAAATCAAGACAGTGAG aatcTTGCCGGATTAGATTTTGAACGTTATCTGCAACCCACAACCCGATGTAGCTTATCTCCCGTGCAGAGCATGGCACTGGACGAATTGTCCCTTGGCCTAGAAGATGCTGAAATGGAGAGCCCTCAGTCTCAGGCAGAGGAGCCCGTTCAAGATGCACTGATGACTCCTACAG CTTTTCCCAGAATGGCACCATTGGTGGTCACTCCCTGGACTAATGAG ATGACCACAGGTCAGTTGCTGTTCACTCCCGAGCTGAAGGAGAGAATAAGACAGTCAGTGTGTGAGCGTGACCTCATGATGTTTACCCCACCAACTGATATTTAA
- the dlgap5 gene encoding disks large-associated protein 5 isoform X1, whose product MDSRFAHLYKRDSSVSMIRVKMSRRRSQTQKENRAKMQNFRRHLDQLPELELSVDVSTLEKSVLSSQEMGHNAKANRSNSAIEERRKMLERFKENKALQKEKEKREKEKKGTFKVGLYRPQPLGYLPLNPVQPSTKKTTEPIQSTRVTRSMKQHLQPKQQVEKQSAPKKAEPPSTRANKSSAPSIARNRTAAVEPIVRAPTTRSAAKSVTAAVTTKPVTKPAADLRPAKTKSANRQTAAPSSGRGKTMQEHTESVVVEEKGIKIANEVVTAVNPSHPEEKKMVEETNVTPVSFAPQGFVFQPPSGLRTFQPTPLSPRSADAFLSPSFSVEPQMMSVSPIALQCDSSSAPTPSSPPPCLEPCPTSPSKSAPSQIPPASPSASLSHPPPSLPPASPSSFAPSEPQHDVPYFRAVMASETERLTGLSEIWQLRFDDSSIPEEMRDRMRTAVGQARLLMKERFAQFSGLVDDCDFGRGEKITTCTDLQGFWDMVYFQVEDVDKKFNALKEAEARGWQEEIKPVTRQKKVVKKPPAAGSKTGAGVGASAAAKSRLAAVKAAMKAKQAAAAKAAEASDREQEDSAPASDTPANTLTTQTVVFHGGFFQVESPVKVVGAVRRSSRMSVAPFSQCSPHGSKFSTPSRQQRPTAVVRPSPLPCILTPSRSAPPPASPPTSPAMVAHTTASPVCTPKRHIDPLPCSPKPLHISPEHHKTAPYASPNGDTDTPLSQHDHNTSLNNIQSDLMVTQVDDQLNQSAEIKPHNSPCQSEKEPPVHHPASPGSSAVPEETTEKSAVGALSQEMTPETVVAEVDMFPSDSQTNATSFTHSPPVCKTPPRAEAVEKCVSVSSSPCVMSTTQQQVQILPATPADKTHTCVNERSPVSADGTVPQNQDSENLAGLDFERYLQPTTRCSLSPVQSMALDELSLGLEDAEMESPQSQAEEPVQDALMTPTAFPRMAPLVVTPWTNEMTTGQLLFTPELKERIRQSVCERDLMMFTPPTDI is encoded by the exons ATGGATTCCCGCTTTGCGCATCTTTACAAGCGAGACAGTAGTGTCTCCATGATCAGAGTGAAAATGTCCAGGCGGCGGTCTCAAACACAAAAAGAGAACAGGGCAAAGATGCAGAATTTCCGCAGACACCTTGACCAACTACCTGAGCTGGAACTATCTGTCGATGTCTCAACTCTTGAAAAGTCAGTCCTTTCCTCCCAAGAGATGGGACACAATGCCAAAGCCAATAGAA GTAACAGTGCCATAGAGGAGAGGAGAAAGATGCTGGaacgttttaaagaaaacaaagcgctgcagaaggagaaagaaaagcgagaaaaagaaaagaaaggcaCATTTAAGGTCGGTCTCTATCGACCACAGCCCCTGGGTTACTTGCCCTTGAATCCTGTTCAACCGAGCACAAAAAAG ACCACAGAACCTATACAGTCCACCAGGGTGACCCGCTCCATGAAACAGCATCTGCAGCCAAAG cagCAAGTGGAAAAACAGTCTGCACCAAAGAAGG CTGAGCCGCCCAGCACAAGAGCTAACAAGTCATCAGCACCATCGATTGCTAGAAACAGAACTGCTGCAG TTGAACCAATTGTCAGAGCTCCAACCACCCGATCAGCTGCTAAAAGTGTGACTGCAGCAGTAACAACCAAACCTGTGACTAAACCTGCTGCAG ATCTCAGACCTGCCAAAACTAAATCTGCTAATAGGCAAACTGCAGCGCCCTCTTCAGGCAGAGGAAAGACAATGCAGG AACATACTGAATCTGTGGTGGTAGAAGAGAAGGGAATTAAG ATTGCCAATGAGGTGGTCACTGCAGTGAATCCCTCCCATcccgaagaaaaaaaaatggtggagGAAACCAATGTGACTCCAGTTTCGTTTGCTCCCCAAGGATTTGTGTTCCAGCCCCCTTCTGGTCTGAGAACCTTCCAGCCCACACCCCTTTCCCCTCGCTCTGCTGACGCCTTCCTCTCACCCAG CTTTTCAGTGGAACCCCAGATGATGTCTGTGAGCCCAATAGCTCTACAATGTGACTCTTCCTCTGCTCCAACTCCCTCCTCACCTCCACCCTGCTTGGAACCTTGTCCTACCTCTCCTTCCAAGTCTGCTCCTTCTCAGATACCTCCTGCCTCACcttctgcttctctctctcacccaccACCTTCTTTGCCTCCTGCCTCTCCTTCTTCTTTTGCTCCCTCGGAGCCTCAGCATGATGTGCCTTATTTCAG ggCAGTAATGGCTAGTGAGACAGAAAGGTTGACTGGGTTGTCTGAAATTTGGCAATTGCGATTTGATGATTCCTCCATCCCAGAAGAAA TGCGGGACCGCATGCGTACAGCTGTTGGCCAGGCCAGGTTACTGATGAAGGAGCGTTTTGCTCAGTTCAGTGGCCTGGTGGACGACTGCGACTTTGGCAGAGGAGAGAAGATCACCACCTGCACAGACTTGCAGGGGTTCTGGGACATGGTGTATTTTCAG GTGGAAGATGTTGATAAGAAGTTTAATGCATTAAAAGAAGCTGAAGCCCGGGGATGGCAAGAGGAGATCAAACCTGTCACCAGGCAGAAAAAAGTGGTCaag AAGCCACCTGCTGCTGGAAGTAAGACTGGAGCAGGTGTGGGGGCCAGTGCAGCTGCAAAGAGTCGTCTGGCTGCAGTAAAAGCTGCCATGAAGGCCAAGCAGGCAGCAGCCGCTAAAGCTGCTGAGGCTTCAGACAGAGAGCAAGAAGATTCGGCTCCTGCTTCAGATACCCCTGCTAACACGCTGACGACCCAGACGGTCGTTTTTCATGGCGGCTTCTTCCAGGTGGAGAGTCCAGTCAAAGTAGTTG GTGCTGTAAGAAGATCGTCTCGGATGAGTGTGGCTCCATTTAGCCAGTGTTCCCCACATGGGTCTAAATTTAGCACACCAAGTAGGCAGCAGaggcccactgcagtcgttcgtCCATCTCCACTTCCATGCATTCTCACTCCCTCTAGAAGTGCACCTCCTCCTGCATCTCCTCCTACCTCTCCTGCTATGGTAGCTCACACCACTGCTTCTCCTGTCTGTACTCCTAAACGGCACATTGATCCCCTTCCCTGCTCTCCCAAACCCCTTCACATCAGCCCTGAACACCACAAGACTGCCCCCTATGCGTCACCTAATGGAGACACGGACACACCACTCAGCCAGCATGATCATAACACCAGTCTCAACAATATCCAGTCAGACCTCATGGTTACACAAGTAGATGATCAATTGAACCAGTCAGCTGAGATCAAGCCACACAATTCTCCATGCCAGTCAGAGAAAGAACCGCCAGTTCATCATCCTGCGAGTCCAGGCAGCAGTGCAGTGCCTGAAGAAACTACTGAAAAGTCTGCAGTGGGAGCATTATCCCAGGAGATGACTCCAGAGACTGTGGTAGCTGAAGTGGACATGTTCCCATCAGACAGTCAAACTAATGCTACAAGTTTCACCCACTCGCCTCCGGTGTGCAAGACACCTCCCCGAGCGGAGGCTGTGGAGAAGTGTGTCTCAGTCTCTTCCTCCCCCTGTGTGATGTCCACCACACAACAGCAAGTCCAAATCCTCCCTGCAACACCAGCGGACAAAACTCACACATGTGTCAATGAAAG ATCTCCTGTCAGTGCAGATGGTACAGTGCCTCAAAATCAAGACAGTGAG aatcTTGCCGGATTAGATTTTGAACGTTATCTGCAACCCACAACCCGATGTAGCTTATCTCCCGTGCAGAGCATGGCACTGGACGAATTGTCCCTTGGCCTAGAAGATGCTGAAATGGAGAGCCCTCAGTCTCAGGCAGAGGAGCCCGTTCAAGATGCACTGATGACTCCTACAG CTTTTCCCAGAATGGCACCATTGGTGGTCACTCCCTGGACTAATGAG ATGACCACAGGTCAGTTGCTGTTCACTCCCGAGCTGAAGGAGAGAATAAGACAGTCAGTGTGTGAGCGTGACCTCATGATGTTTACCCCACCAACTGATATTTAA
- the dlgap5 gene encoding disks large-associated protein 5 isoform X5 → MKQHLQPKQVEKQSAPKKAEPPSTRANKSSAPSIARNRTAAVEPIVRAPTTRSAAKSVTAAVTTKPVTKPAADLRPAKTKSANRQTAAPSSGRGKTMQEHTESVVVEEKGIKIANEVVTAVNPSHPEEKKMVEETNVTPVSFAPQGFVFQPPSGLRTFQPTPLSPRSADAFLSPSFSVEPQMMSVSPIALQCDSSSAPTPSSPPPCLEPCPTSPSKSAPSQIPPASPSASLSHPPPSLPPASPSSFAPSEPQHDVPYFRAVMASETERLTGLSEIWQLRFDDSSIPEEMRDRMRTAVGQARLLMKERFAQFSGLVDDCDFGRGEKITTCTDLQGFWDMVYFQVEDVDKKFNALKEAEARGWQEEIKPVTRQKKVVKKPPAAGSKTGAGVGASAAAKSRLAAVKAAMKAKQAAAAKAAEASDREQEDSAPASDTPANTLTTQTVVFHGGFFQVESPVKVVGAVRRSSRMSVAPFSQCSPHGSKFSTPSRQQRPTAVVRPSPLPCILTPSRSAPPPASPPTSPAMVAHTTASPVCTPKRHIDPLPCSPKPLHISPEHHKTAPYASPNGDTDTPLSQHDHNTSLNNIQSDLMVTQVDDQLNQSAEIKPHNSPCQSEKEPPVHHPASPGSSAVPEETTEKSAVGALSQEMTPETVVAEVDMFPSDSQTNATSFTHSPPVCKTPPRAEAVEKCVSVSSSPCVMSTTQQQVQILPATPADKTHTCVNERSPVSADGTVPQNQDSENLAGLDFERYLQPTTRCSLSPVQSMALDELSLGLEDAEMESPQSQAEEPVQDALMTPTAFPRMAPLVVTPWTNEMTTGQLLFTPELKERIRQSVCERDLMMFTPPTDI, encoded by the exons ATGAAACAGCATCTGCAGCCAAAG CAAGTGGAAAAACAGTCTGCACCAAAGAAGG CTGAGCCGCCCAGCACAAGAGCTAACAAGTCATCAGCACCATCGATTGCTAGAAACAGAACTGCTGCAG TTGAACCAATTGTCAGAGCTCCAACCACCCGATCAGCTGCTAAAAGTGTGACTGCAGCAGTAACAACCAAACCTGTGACTAAACCTGCTGCAG ATCTCAGACCTGCCAAAACTAAATCTGCTAATAGGCAAACTGCAGCGCCCTCTTCAGGCAGAGGAAAGACAATGCAGG AACATACTGAATCTGTGGTGGTAGAAGAGAAGGGAATTAAG ATTGCCAATGAGGTGGTCACTGCAGTGAATCCCTCCCATcccgaagaaaaaaaaatggtggagGAAACCAATGTGACTCCAGTTTCGTTTGCTCCCCAAGGATTTGTGTTCCAGCCCCCTTCTGGTCTGAGAACCTTCCAGCCCACACCCCTTTCCCCTCGCTCTGCTGACGCCTTCCTCTCACCCAG CTTTTCAGTGGAACCCCAGATGATGTCTGTGAGCCCAATAGCTCTACAATGTGACTCTTCCTCTGCTCCAACTCCCTCCTCACCTCCACCCTGCTTGGAACCTTGTCCTACCTCTCCTTCCAAGTCTGCTCCTTCTCAGATACCTCCTGCCTCACcttctgcttctctctctcacccaccACCTTCTTTGCCTCCTGCCTCTCCTTCTTCTTTTGCTCCCTCGGAGCCTCAGCATGATGTGCCTTATTTCAG ggCAGTAATGGCTAGTGAGACAGAAAGGTTGACTGGGTTGTCTGAAATTTGGCAATTGCGATTTGATGATTCCTCCATCCCAGAAGAAA TGCGGGACCGCATGCGTACAGCTGTTGGCCAGGCCAGGTTACTGATGAAGGAGCGTTTTGCTCAGTTCAGTGGCCTGGTGGACGACTGCGACTTTGGCAGAGGAGAGAAGATCACCACCTGCACAGACTTGCAGGGGTTCTGGGACATGGTGTATTTTCAG GTGGAAGATGTTGATAAGAAGTTTAATGCATTAAAAGAAGCTGAAGCCCGGGGATGGCAAGAGGAGATCAAACCTGTCACCAGGCAGAAAAAAGTGGTCaag AAGCCACCTGCTGCTGGAAGTAAGACTGGAGCAGGTGTGGGGGCCAGTGCAGCTGCAAAGAGTCGTCTGGCTGCAGTAAAAGCTGCCATGAAGGCCAAGCAGGCAGCAGCCGCTAAAGCTGCTGAGGCTTCAGACAGAGAGCAAGAAGATTCGGCTCCTGCTTCAGATACCCCTGCTAACACGCTGACGACCCAGACGGTCGTTTTTCATGGCGGCTTCTTCCAGGTGGAGAGTCCAGTCAAAGTAGTTG GTGCTGTAAGAAGATCGTCTCGGATGAGTGTGGCTCCATTTAGCCAGTGTTCCCCACATGGGTCTAAATTTAGCACACCAAGTAGGCAGCAGaggcccactgcagtcgttcgtCCATCTCCACTTCCATGCATTCTCACTCCCTCTAGAAGTGCACCTCCTCCTGCATCTCCTCCTACCTCTCCTGCTATGGTAGCTCACACCACTGCTTCTCCTGTCTGTACTCCTAAACGGCACATTGATCCCCTTCCCTGCTCTCCCAAACCCCTTCACATCAGCCCTGAACACCACAAGACTGCCCCCTATGCGTCACCTAATGGAGACACGGACACACCACTCAGCCAGCATGATCATAACACCAGTCTCAACAATATCCAGTCAGACCTCATGGTTACACAAGTAGATGATCAATTGAACCAGTCAGCTGAGATCAAGCCACACAATTCTCCATGCCAGTCAGAGAAAGAACCGCCAGTTCATCATCCTGCGAGTCCAGGCAGCAGTGCAGTGCCTGAAGAAACTACTGAAAAGTCTGCAGTGGGAGCATTATCCCAGGAGATGACTCCAGAGACTGTGGTAGCTGAAGTGGACATGTTCCCATCAGACAGTCAAACTAATGCTACAAGTTTCACCCACTCGCCTCCGGTGTGCAAGACACCTCCCCGAGCGGAGGCTGTGGAGAAGTGTGTCTCAGTCTCTTCCTCCCCCTGTGTGATGTCCACCACACAACAGCAAGTCCAAATCCTCCCTGCAACACCAGCGGACAAAACTCACACATGTGTCAATGAAAG ATCTCCTGTCAGTGCAGATGGTACAGTGCCTCAAAATCAAGACAGTGAG aatcTTGCCGGATTAGATTTTGAACGTTATCTGCAACCCACAACCCGATGTAGCTTATCTCCCGTGCAGAGCATGGCACTGGACGAATTGTCCCTTGGCCTAGAAGATGCTGAAATGGAGAGCCCTCAGTCTCAGGCAGAGGAGCCCGTTCAAGATGCACTGATGACTCCTACAG CTTTTCCCAGAATGGCACCATTGGTGGTCACTCCCTGGACTAATGAG ATGACCACAGGTCAGTTGCTGTTCACTCCCGAGCTGAAGGAGAGAATAAGACAGTCAGTGTGTGAGCGTGACCTCATGATGTTTACCCCACCAACTGATATTTAA